A window of the Cicer arietinum cultivar CDC Frontier isolate Library 1 chromosome 6, Cicar.CDCFrontier_v2.0, whole genome shotgun sequence genome harbors these coding sequences:
- the LOC101489070 gene encoding cinnamoyl-CoA reductase 1-like yields the protein MATSEGIKKVCVTGAGGFIASWLVKVLLSKGYSVHGTVREPGSQKYEHLLKLERASENLTLFKADLLNYESVYSAIVGCSAVFHVACPVPSAELPNPEVEMVEPAVKGTVNVLEACLKAKVERVIFLSSAATVIFNPNFPKDKLFDESCWSDKDYCKETKNWYSYSKTIAEEQALNFAKRTGLSVVSICPTHVLGPILQSTTNASSLFVINILKDSDSAENRYPWIVDVRDLVDAILLAYEKHDDVEGRYICASHGISTRDLAEKLKSIYPNYKYPTNYVEVGYPRMLSTEKLESLGWKYRTLEETLIDSIESYKEAGLLQSQ from the exons ATGGCAACAAGTGAGGGAATTAAGAAGGTTTGTGTAACAGGTGCAGGAGGGTTTATAGCATCATGGCTTGTTAAGGTTCTACTTTCCAAAGGTTACTCTGTTCATGGAACTGTTCGAGAACCTG GTAGTCAGAAATATGAACACTTGTTGAAACTTGAGAGAGCTTCTGAAAACCTTACACTCTTCAAAGCAGATCTCTTGAATTATGAATCTGTTTACTCTGCAATTGTTGGATGTAGTGCAGTTTTCCATGTTGCTTGCCCTGTGCCCTCAGCAGAGTTGCCTAATCCTGAG GTGGAAATGGTTGAGCCTGCAGTGAAGGGAACTGTTAATGTACTTGAAGCTTGTCTTAAAGCAAAAGTCGAGCGCGTTATCTTTTTATCATCTGCAGCTACTGTTATTTTCAACCCTAATTTTCCTAAGGATAAATTATTTGATGAGTCTTGTTGGTCTGACAAAGACTACTGCAAAGAAACCAAG AACTGGTATAGTTATTCCAAGACAATAGCAGAAGAGCAAGCCTTGAATTTTGCAAAAAGAACTGGGCTTAGTGTGGTAAGCATTTGTCCTACCCATGTTTTGGGGCCAATTTTGCAGTCAACCACTAATGCAAGTAGCTTATTTGTCATCAACATTTTAAAAG ACTCTGATTCAGCGGAGAATAGGTATCCTTGGATAGTTGACGTACGAGACCTAGTTGATGCAATACTTTTGGCTTATGAGAAGCACGACGACGTGGAAGGGAGATACATATGCGCTTCACACGGTATCTCGACACGagatttggctgagaaattgaAGAGTATATATCCAAACTACAAGTACCCTACAAA CTACGTTGAGGTGGGTTATCCCAGAATGTTGAGCACAGAGAAACTGGAAAGTTTGGGTTGGAAATACAGGACATTGGAGGAAACACTCATTGATTCAATTGAGAGCTATAAAGAAGCTGGACTCCTtcaatcacaataa